From the genome of Brassica oleracea var. oleracea cultivar TO1000 chromosome C4, BOL, whole genome shotgun sequence:
ATTTCATCAGCAGTTACTATGTTTTGAATTTTTTTTTTTTGTAAAACTATTTATTTGACTTATTTTAGAAAATAGTAAAGAGTATTAGAAAAAAAATGGTACAAAAAAAATTAGTCTAATACGACGTAGTTATCATTTTTTGGCCTAAAAAACAATTTTCCCTAAAATCTATGTTTTCTTTAGTTTATATGACTATAAACAGGAGTAATAATTTAGTTCGTGATAAGACTTGAATTCATAACCCAAAGATTTATGCCTTGCTTCAAGTTTTCTTTTTATCACTAAACTACCAAATTTATATCGGTTTATTGGTCGATAGTTGAACTTTTAGTGCCGTTGGAAAGTTTGCAATTTACAATTAATTTATGCATTAAAAATGTAAAACATATATCTTTTTGAAACAATTTTTTTTAAAAAAAATATAGATCTTTTTAAAATGGAGAAAGTATTATTTTGTACTTCAATTTTAATATAATATATATATATGTTGCACTAAAAAAATATTGATATATATATATATGAAGCTAGAGTTGCTCGAAAGGACTAATTAGCATTGTAGCAATACGTTTTAACATTTTAGGTAAGATATATTTTAAAAAAAAATCAAAGAAAAATGCTCTAGATTTATTCTCTTTAACAAAAGTTATAGCTACACATTTATTATTCATTTTATCAAATCAAACTTTACATCAGAATAGTGGTGACAAAAAGATTTAATGTGATCCATAAACATCTGAACAAGTGTGAACTTCTATTTTTTATTTTTTATTTTTTTGTTTAAAATGTAGACTTCTATATATTATGGTAATATATGTAATTATTTTGCAATATTGCATAACCTTTTGAGTTTTGACCAATCACCACACACAGAAAAAAAGCGACTGGAACGATTCAAACATCTTTGAATAAGATTTGCATAGAGCATCGAATCCATTTATTATTCAAACTAAGCAAAAGTGAGTTAGGCCATCAGATATAAATACATATGTATATGATAGTCTTTTGGAGCAAACATATATTATACGATCATTGAGGTAATAATTAACGTATAAACTTAAAATTTGCTGAAAAATAAAATACGTTCATATATATCGATCCTCCGAATTTGCATTTTTTTCTTTCATTCGTCTTTAGAGTTTATCAGAAGTTAACTTGAAAATCATGAATGTTATGACTTCTGGAAGACATTTTAAGCCAATTTTGCATTTGTACGGTGCGCATGCATTATAGTTAATTCGTATGATCTCAATTCTTAAGGGAATACATTATACATGCACACTTATTAAATCAATAGTATGCTAGAAAATATAACCTATGATATGTATAAACATGGTGAGTGGTGTGGCCAATAACACTACGAAGATTGGTGGTTGCTAGCTAACTAATGTTTTCCATATATAATAGCCGGTGAATTTAGTTCTGGTTTCTTTGTGTCTAAACTTGGTCACATATTTGAAATTTGAACAGATCTCATTTCATATCTTACATGTACTCTCTGGAAATTCTGTAACACAAATATTATGAACATCTATATATAACTTATATCATCCCCGTTCTCACTAGTTGGATGTATGAATTGTAGACACTAAAAAGAATAAAAACTAACTGTAACGAATAGAAAAACTTGAAAACTTGTGATAAACGGAATGATTGATGGACAACAATTGTACACGGCTTAACTACTAAAAGATTGTCTAGTGGTTATATATTTTCCATTTAAAATGATAACATTTAGGATACTATTTATGATATGGTTGTGTTCACGAGCTTTTTTGATCGGCAAGTTTAAAAACAAATCAGGAGATTATTCGATATATCTAAGCTCAATATTCCCACATAAAATGATCTAATCAATTGGCATTAATCTATGTAAAAGATTAGCCAACTTTCTAAAGTACAAGGATGCTGTGTACCTAGCTACGACGGTCCACTAAGGTACCATATATATATAACAAAAAAAAAGCTAATTACCCTTTGAAAGGCATTTATGGTTTAAATATGTTAATCACTATCTAATCATATGACTGTAATCATATCACAAAGAGATTAAGGAATCCATGCAATTTGCTCGCTGATTTTTCACCTTTTGTAAAAGTGGATCGTGTATACAAATTGGTTAAATATACAGCTTACCCACCACCAAGCCCAGTTGAATCATAATTTTCCTTCTTCCGTTTCTTTTATGTCATCTCGTGTGTCAGTTTTAATATGAATTATCATATTTCTACATAAAATAGTGGAAGTTTTGTAGTCATCTCTCAGAAACACAGAAAATTATAAAAACAACTTATCTTATTAGCTTTAGAAACTACTCAAAACTAAATCTCTCAATATGTTTCACTTAGATCATATGGAACACCTCTCCATTAGACCTATATTTATATGAAAGACAATTCTCTTTAACATATGGGATATGGAAAACACAAACATAACCTAAATAGAAACTTCATTTTCCTATTTCTAGGTTTCCTTATTGTGTTTATCTTAACATATTAAACATCTAATAATATGTTAAGTTTCCACAAGCTTGGAATTATCCAACATTCACCCCCTTAATTCCAACTTGAATTAGGGAGATCAATTTCTTGAACTCCGATTAAGCTCCTCATTTGCTTGAACATAATCCTTGCTAATGGCTTGGTAAGGATGTCAGCCTTCTGCTCAACACCCGGCACATGCTCCACTTCGATATGCCCGTTCTCCACACACTCACGAATGAAGTGATACTTCTTGAGTACATGCTTACTCCTTCCATGGAAAACTGGATTCTTGGTTAGAGCAATGGCTGATTTGTTGTCGATCCTAAGCTTGACTCTNNNNNNNNNNNNNNNNNNNNNNNNNNNNNNNNNNNNNNNNNNNNNNNNNNNNNNNNNNNNNNNNNNNNNNNNNNNNNNNNNNNNNNNNNNNNNNNNNNNNNNNNNNNNNNNNNNNNNNNNNNNNNNNNNNNNNNNNNNNNNNNNNNNNNNNNNNNNNNNNNNNNNNNNNNNNNNNNNNNNNNNNNNNNNNNNNNNNNNNNNNNNNNNNNNNNNNNNNNNNNNNNNNNNNNNNNNNNNNNNNNNNNNNNNNNNNNNNNNNNNNNNNNNNNNNNNNNNNNNNNNNNNNNNNNNNNNNNNNNNNNNNNNNNNNNNNNNNNNNNNNNNNNNNTATTCTGATTCCGTCTGCTCCTTGAATCACCTCTATGCCAAGGTAGTACGTTAGCTTACCTAGATCTGACATCTCGAACTTCTTAGACATCTCCTCCTTGAATTGCCTAATCACCTTAAGTGAAGTTCCTGTCACAAATAGATCATCAACGTAGATGGCAATGATCAAGACGTCTCCTCCTTCCGTCTTGCAGTACACTGATGGTTCCTTCGTGCACTTCGCTGATCTCATCTCCTTGAGAACCTGATCAAGTTTCACACTCCATGCTCTGGGTGCCTAGCATAACACATGCAACGTCTTGTGTAACACACAAACTCGATCCTCTTCTCCTTTCTTCTCACAACCAGTTGGTCTATCTACAAGCTCTCATATCTTGTTTCTTGTGATAGACTCCAACTCGTCTTCCATAGCTTCAACCAAATCTTTTTCACAAGATAAGTTGAACTCATCTGAGGCAATCTCTCCTCCTCTATCGGTGCATCCTAGATTGAACACATCTGAGGCAACCTCTCCTCCTCTATTGGTGCAACCTAAATTGAACATAGCTGAGGCAAGCTCTCCTCCTCTATCGGTGTGAGATCTTTTGAACCGATAGAATGCCTCATGATTATCTGCTGTCGTTGGTGGTGCGGTTTGTCCACTCAAATCTCCAAGCAATAATCTTAATGGCTTTGATGTACGAACCATGGCCTTAGTCAGGAGTGAGTCTCTGGTTTGCTTCCCTGCGAGACATGTGTCACACACGCCTTCTTCGTGTGTTACACTCGGGAATGAGTGTCTCGTTTGCTTCCCTGCGAGACATGTGTCACACACGCCTTCTTCGTGTGTTACACTCGGGAATGAGTGTCTCGTTTGCTTCCCTGCGAGACATGTGTCACACACGCCTTCTTCGTGTGTTACACTCGGGAATGAGTGTCTCGTTTGCTTCCCTGCGAGACATGTGTCACACACGCCTTCTTCGTGTGTTACACTCGGGAATGAGTGTCTCGTTTGCTTCCCTGCGAGACAACCTACAATGTAAACACACGATCCATCACCAAACTTCACCTTCCATTTGGTGTTGAGATTCAAACTCGAAAAGAACTCCTTGTTCCCTGTCATGTGATTGCTCGCTCCATTATCCAAATACCAGACACTTGCACTGCCTTTGTCGATATCAAGATTCTTCGGAATCACCTTATCTTCGTTCAAAAACACCACCTCGTGTACATAGAGTGCATCAGCCTCTTCTGTCTCGTTTAGATTGGCTTCTTGATTCTTCTCTGTCTTTTCGGGACAGACAGTTGCGTAGTGACCAGGCTTGTCACCTCTCCAACATATCAGTTTTGAACGATTCTTCTTCGAGTTGTTATCTTCGGTGTGTGACGCACGGTTTTGGTTGTGTGACTTACCTCTACCTCTGCCTCTACCGTTCCGTCATCTTCCTCTACCACAGGAATTCTCATAGCCCCTCTGACTATGCTCTTCACTGTTCGAAAACATCAGTTTCCCTTGGTTTTCTTTCTAAGTTTCTTCTCCTACACGCTCCTCGTACGCCTTAAGCCTTCCAACTATGTCTTCAAACCCCGTCGAGTTGAGATCTAGGACTTGCTCAAGTGATGCTACGATCTGGATATACTTGTGTCTTGGAAGACCCTTCAAGAACTTCTTGACCATCGTGGATTCTTCTATGTTTTCTCCCAACGAGGTTGCTTTGGATGATAGGCCCGATATCTTCCCCGCGAAGTCATCGACCGTATCTCCATCATCCATCTTCAACCTATCAAACTCCGTCATCAACGTCTGAAGTCTCGCCTTCCTTACACGATCAGCTCCTAGGTGTCGCGACTTGATGGCATTCCAGATCTCTTTTGATGCGGTTTGTTCTCCCACCTGGAGAATCAAAGTCTCTGGAACAGATTGAAACAAAAGAGCTATCGCAACATCGTTCTTCTTTTGATCATCTGAACCGGGTTCGATTGTGTCCCACACTTCATGAACACGTAGTAGAACCTTCATCCTCATCGACCAAACTGTGTAGTTTGTCGGTGACAACATCGGACATTGGATGGATGTAGATCCAAAGTCCTTCGTGCGTGGAGCCCTAGTCACGTCAGCCATCTTGCCGTCGCGATCTCTTGTTCACAAGCACCAGGATCTTAAGCTACAACTTAAGCTTAGATCGAGTCTCCAACCTGAGGCTCTGATACCAATTCAGATCTCTTAGAAACACAAAGAGTTATAAGAACAACTTATCTTATTAGCTTTAGAAACTACTCAAAACTAAAGCTCTCAATATGTTTCACTTAGATCATATGGAACACCTCTCCATTAGACCTATATTTATATGAAAGACAATTCCCTTTAACATGTGGGATATGGAAAACACAAACATAACCTAAATAGAAACTTCATTTTCCTATTTCTAGGTTTCCTTATTGTGTTTATCTTAACATATTAAACATCTAATAATATGTTAAGTTTCCACGAGCTTGGAATTATCCAACACGTTTCAAAGCTTGTTGACAAAACAATATAGTAAATCAAGTATACTACTTATATGAGGCCAATTTTCAAAATAAAGTATACTAATTATATTTATAAATAGCTCTAAGTTACTTTAATTAATTAGTATGGTATTCAGTATGCGATATGAGATCTTTCAATCATACTACTATATTTTACAATTGCAAGATAGAGCCAAACTTTTTGGACTTCTAAGCAAGCCATTGTAACATTATACCCTCCAAAACCAACGTGGACTGGACTAGGGGTACTTGAGGGATAAAATAATCTAATACGGTCCCGGTTTTAACTCCCGTTAGCCACCTTGCCGTCTAAATTATGCGTGCCCGGATGCAAGACCAACCAGAAGTTAGGTTTAGTTCATGAATTGTCCTTGGTTTAACCTTTTTCAAAAAGATGATCCAACCATGACTTCTATCAAGAAATGTCTAGTCCAACACACTGTACTTTTTTTTGTGGATATAGTTCAAATATTTTAGAAACCAAAAGAGTGGCCAACCGACATTAACGAGCTCTACAGACGACAGATTAGCATTGATAAGTTTTCTCGAGATATTTTTTTGCTTCTTTTGACCCACGAGCCGCGTTCTGGTACTCGTAGTAGCATTAGCGTGGCGGGTTATTGTTTTTTTTTGTCTTTTTACGCGTTTTTTTTATGTTAGCACTTATGTATTTGTTTGGTTAGATAACATATAAGAGCATCTTCAATGTGCTTCATTTTTCATTTTTTTGCTTCATTTTTCGTTTCATTCGTGTTTTTTATTTTTTCACTTCTTCATTTTTTGAAAATACACTTTTTAATTACAGATTGGTCCATCAACTTTAACTTGTTCTTAGTTTTTACTTAAATAAACTATAAGATCTAATATTACCAACTTACTTTTAAAGTTTTTATTATTATTTTTATTCAATCAATTTAAAATATTAAATATACTAAAAACATGTTTTTTAACTAATATTTAGATGAAACACAATTACATAAATAATATAAAAACTGAAAACTAGATAAACACTAATCTAAATATAAAAAAACTTAGCACATCATAAACTAACACTTAATAATCTGATAAATCATTTCCAGATCCACTAAGATTGTTAAAATATTGTCCAAATGAAGTGGCTGCATGAGAAGGTTGTTGAGCTTGTTGTTGTTCACTCTTTTCTACTAAAATTTGATTTTGCTCAGATTAAATGTATGCACGAACGCTACGATCTTGTATAGAGTTCAAATCACGAAATAAAATTTTGATCTCTTCTTTAAACTTCTTCAAAGCATAATTCTTGTTTTGAATCTCCAAATGTTGTTGTCTTTGTGCGCTTGTTTTCTCTAATTTCTCCAATAGTTTTTTTTTCCTTCTTCTAAGGTGTTAATAATTATATTGTATGATAATATTTATTTAATATTAATTAGCAATTGTGGTGAAATATTGTTAAAATAAAATATTTGGGTAAAATTAGTAAACTAGCAAAAGTAGAAGATGTTTTTGATAAATAATAATAAAACAGAAAAAGAATATATTTGGAATATTCCTTTTTGAAAAAAAAAATTTGAAGCAAACCAGTGGAGAAGATGCTTCTTCATTTTTTGAAAATCTTCATATTTTGAAAAGAGAAATGAAGTTTGCCATTGGAGATCCTCTGACTCGATTGTTGCCAAAAAAACTCGATTAATAAAACTAGAAAAAATAAGTGTGCGCTGCCGACAACACGAAAAACACAAATTGGTATTAGACAGCACCATGCCGAGTTCTGAAACCCGTTTGTACATATATAATTGTGGGTTTTCATTTAGAATAACATATTAACTTTTTGTTCAATATAGAGCCTTTGCTCGTAACTTCTTTATATCGTAGAGACCTCTCTCTCTCTCTCCCCGAGAACGCTCCAACCTCTCTCTCTCCCCGAGAACGCTCCAACCTCTCTCTACTAGCGGCACAAGGGTTTGGCTTGCTTTTTTCGGCGGTCGCCGCCTCCATCACGGCTGCCGGGATCTCAGTTCTCTTCTCAGTGTTTCCCCCTGTTGTCTCCGTCTTCTACGGCTGAGGGAGTGGCTGACTAGCGCTTCAGATCTGGTTTGCTCTGGTTCAGATCTACGGTTCGCGACGGCTGAGGCGGCTTGAGGACGGCCTCCTCCAGCGTTGTGGTCACCCAGACTCTGACGGAGTAAAGCCGGAAATTTTCCTTTGCGCTTTGTTAGATGCTTCGAGTGTAGAGGCGCGTGCGGCGTCGATAAGCTCCTCGTCGGTCATGTTCGTCCTCCAGCGGTATCTGGGGGTGAGCTTCTCTGCGTGTCGAGTTGGAGGTCTGGGTTCGCCGGTTCCGGTAAATCTCGGTTTCTCTCTGGTCTGTTTGTTGTGTCGCCTTGTGTTCTCCTTGTTTACAGCGTGTGGAGGTCTCCGGTGGTGGTGGTTCAGTTCGTCCCGCTGGGTCTTTGTGGCAGCGCGTTGGTGAGTTATCTCTGGTCCGCTTCGGCTACGTCCTTAGCCCCAAGAGCTCCTCACCCTTCAAATCAGAATGGTATCGGCGGTTGTGGCCTGCTCCGCCTCTTGCTCTTCTCAAATAATCCATCAGATTGGCTTCGTCACTTGAGGGCGGTTAACGGCTCAGGTTTGGTTTGTGGTGTATCAGTTAGGCTCTGGGTTCTGAGCGTGGCTTCGGATTTGTTTCCTTCGGAGGGTTGTCCGTCTTCCGATCTGTCATCTATATATGAGTTTACGGTTAGATGGGTGTATACGGTCCCAGTGGATTGCAATGGAGGCGGTAATCTTCGGCGCAAGATACTGAACGACGGCATCGTCGGTTTACGGCTTCTCCTCGTACCGCCAATGGTCTCTATTTTCTGGCTTGCTCTGGGCTCGGGTTCGGATTCTTCCCTCGGGTAAGCTCTGGGTTCTTGATGGAAGCTGTAGGAGCCGTTGCAATCAGAGTTTGAGGGCGCCCTTATCTCGGTAGCTCGCGGCAACCATCGGGTTCACCATCTAGTACTTGCGGTTGATTGGTCTGGCATCGTCTCGTTGTTAACCTGCTTTCTCGCTTGAGTTAGTGCCGCTTTCGGTTTGTTCCTTTGTTGTTGTATAGTTGTTGATGTTTCTGATTTCCGCTACTTGTTATCTATGTATCGTCTGTCAAAAATTGAAAATGGTAATAATAATTTAACATTTTTACCAAAAAAAAAAAAAAATCTTTATATCGTAGACACTAAGCGTTAAGAAAAAGGCTGGTTCACACTCCGGGTCTGTTCCCGTGCTCCTCGATTCACAATAACCTAGATCATATACTGTGGCGAGCGAGAGATTTCGAAATTCCGGATACTCTTATTACCACAGCTCCATGGACCATATGGTAAATTTGGAAAGCTCAAAACGACAAAGCCTTCAACGGCAAGGACACATCCCCACTGGAGACTCTACAGCTCGCCCAATCCGAAGCTGAAACTTGGCGCCTTGCTCAAATAGTAGACAAGCCCCATGACGACGATGACGCCGCTGAGACTTCTCCCCCTGATGCTGCTCCTCCACCCCGCGGGCTGGTGTGCTCGATAGACGCCTCCTGGCACAAAAACGATCACCTCTTCGGTGGAGGAATGGTCCTGAAGACAGAGGATGGGGTAACGACTTATGGTTCATTCTCTAGTAACCGAGTCTTAGCCCCCTTACACGCGGAGTTCCAAACCCTGCTGTGGGCCATGAAATCCTCTATCCAGATAGACCATA
Proteins encoded in this window:
- the LOC106338485 gene encoding uncharacterized protein LOC106338485; this translates as MRIPVVEEDDGTVEAEVEPGHYATVCPEKTEKNQEANLNETEEADALYVHEVVFLNEDKVIPKNLDIDKGSASVWYLDNGASNHMTGNKEFFSSLNLNTKWKVKFGDGSCVYIVGCLAGKQTRHSFPSVTHEEGVCDTCLAGKQTRHSFPSVTHEEGVCDTCLAGKQTRHSFPSVTHEEGVCDTCLAGKQTRHSFPSVTHEEGVCDTCLAGKQTRDSLLTKAMVRTSKPLRLLLGDLSGQTAPPTTADNHEAFYRFKRSHTDRGGELASAMFNLGCTNRGGEVASDVFNLGCTDRGGEIASDEFNLSCEKDLVEAMEDELESITRNKI